The genomic interval CGTGCAGGCGGCTCACGTCGGTGCCGTGAAAGCGGATGTGCCCGCTGGTCTGATGCTCAAGCCCGGCGATAATACGCAGCAGCGTGGTTTTACCCGAACCAGACGGCCCCAGCAGCGCCACCATTTGTCCGGAAGGGATATCCAGCGAGATATCATTCAGCACCTGGGTGCGACCAAAAGACTTCTTAATATTGGCAATCTCAATGCTCATGATTTCCCTCCTGATGCTGACGTTTTTCCTGATTTTCTAAACGCCACTGCACCACACTCTTCAAAAACAGGGTCAAGATGGCCATCAGCGTCAGCAACGCTGCGGCAGTAAACGAGCCGATGGTGTTGTAGTCCTGCTGCAGCAATTCAATCTGTAGCGGCAGCGACAGGGTTTCACCGCGAATCGACCCAGAAACAACGGAAACGGCACCGAACTCACCAATCGCGCGGGCGTTGGTCAGCACCACGCCGTAAAGCAACGCCCAGCGGATGTTCGGCAGCGTCACGCGGCGGAACATCTGCCAGCCTGACGCGCCCAGCAGCACCGCCGCTTCGTCTTCGTTGCTGCCCTGGCTTAGCATCACGGGTACCAGCTCGCGCACCACGAACGGACAGGTCACGAAGATAGTGACCAGCACCATGCCCGGCCAGGCGAACATGATCTGCAGGTTATGCTCATCCAGCCAGCCGCCCAATGGGCCGTTGGAGCCGTAAAAGAGCAGGTACACCAGACCCGCCACCACCGGCGATACGGCGAAAGGAATGTCCAGCAGGGTCAGCAGCAGCTGACGTCCCGGGAAGTTAAAGCGCGTCACCAGCCACGCCAAAAGGGTACCGAACACCAGATTCACCGGCACGGTGATCAATGCAATCAGCACGGTCAGCCAGATTGCATGGAGCATATCCGGGTTCGCCAGGTTTTCCAGCGCTGGCATCAGCCCCTTGCTAAATGCCTGAACGAAGATATAAATCGTCGGCACGACGAGAATGAGGGCGGAAACCAGCACGCCCGCCCCAATCAGAAACCATTTACCCCAGTTGATGCGGGGTGCATCGTATCGCTTCAATTGCGTAACTTCCGCCATCAGTGACCTACCACGCGTCGACCAAAGCGACTTTGCAGAGTGTTAATCGAGTACAGCAGCAGCAGCGAGGCCGCGAGGATCACCGACGCAATCGCGCTCGCCGCCGGATAATCAAACTCCTGCAGGCGAATGAAAATCATCAGCGAGGTCACTTCCGTTTTCCAGGCGATGTTCCCGGCGATAAATATCACCGCGCCGAACTCTCCGAGGCTGCGGGTAAACGACAGCGCAACGCCCGCCATCAGCGCCGGAGACAGCTCCGGCAGAACCACCTTGCGGAAGCTCTGCCAGCGCGTGGCGCCCAGCGTTTCCGCCGCTTCTTCGTATTCAGGACCCAACTCTTCCAGCACCGGCTGCACCGTACGCACGACGAACGGGATGCTGGTAAAGGCCATCGCCACCGCGATACCGAGCCATGTGTAGGTCACTTTGATGTCAAATTTCGCCAGCCACTCACCGTACAGCCCGTTCACGGAGAAGAGCGACGCGAGGGTTAAGCCCGCCACAGCAGTCGGTAGCGCAAACGGCAGATCCATCAGGGCGTCAAGCAGCGTGCGGCCCGGGAAGCGATAGCGGGTTAAGATCCACGCCATCAGCAGGCCAAACACGCCGTTAAAAATGGAGGCGACAAATGCCGAAAGCAGCGTCACCTTATAGGCCGCCACCACCTGCGGGTTGGTGACCACGTCCCAGTACTGCGACCAGCTCATCTGAGCAAGCTGCATCACCAGCGCGCTGAGCGGCAACAGCAGGATCAGGCAGACGAACAGCAGGCTGGTACCGAGGCTTAAGGTAAAGCCCGGCAGCACGCGTTTTGTCGAGACTGCAAACATTACTTGTGCCCCGCCGCCAGCAGTTTGTCTAACTCACCGCCGCTGGCAAAATGCGTTTTCATCACATCAGGCCAGGAGCCGAAATGATCTTCCACGCGGAACAGCGCGGTCTGCGGGAATTTATCTTTCAGTTTGTTCATCACGTCCGGGTTATTCACGCGGTAGTAGTAATCGGTAATGATGGTCTGCGCCTGCGGCCTGTACAGGTAGTTGAGATAGGCTTTTGCCGCTTTCTCGGTACCGTTTGCCTGCACGTTTTTATCCACCCACGCCACCGGGAATTCGGCCAGAATGTTGGTTTTCGGGATAACGACCTCGAAGCCCTGCGCTTCGTACTGCTTGCGGATGTTATTCACTTCCGATTCAAAGCTGATCAGCACATCGCCGAGACCGCGCTCCGCGAAGGTCGTGGTCGCCCCGCGGCCGCCGGTATCAAACACTTCGACGTTTTTCAGAAACTGGGTCATGAACTGCTCGGTTTTGGCTTTATCGTTACCGTCAGCCTTGTCCGCCGCGCCCCACGCGGCTAAATAGGTATAACGCGCATTACCTGAAGTTTTTGGGTTCGGGAAAATCAGCTTCACGTCGGAACGCACCAGGTCGCTCCAGTCGTGGATATTCTTCGGGTTGCCCTTACGCACCAGGAAGCCCATGGTGGAATAGAAAGGGGAGCTATTGTTCGGCAGTCGGCTCTGCCAGTCCGCCGGGATCAGCTTGCCTTTGTCGTGCAGGATCTGCACGTCAGTCACCTGATTGTAGGTCACTACGTCCGCCTTCAGCCCCTGAAGAATGGCAAGCGCCTGCCTGGACGACCCGGCGTGGGACTGCTTAATAGTCAGCTTGTCGCCGTTATTGTCTTTCGCCCACTGCTGTTCGAACGGTGGATTAAGGGCGGCAAACAGCTCGCGGGAAACGTCATACGAACTGTTCAACAGTTCAGTCGCCTGCGCCTGTGCCACCAGCAGTAAACCTGCCAGCGCCAGAGTTCCTTTTTTCAGTACAGTAACGGCCATTGCGCACCCTTATAAATGTGATGACTATCTTATAGTCATAATATTTATAACGGGGATGAAAGGAGTAACGGTTTTATATACCGTTTGGTGATTTAGAAGCAGAAAAGGGAATAAGGCATTAATCCCCTCTCCCCTTTGGGGAAAGGGGCAGGGTGAGGGTCATTACAGCGCCAGCAAACGCTCCACGGACGGCGCGAAGTAGTAGCCGCCGGTCACCGGTTTGGTGAAGCGCAGCATGGCGTCACGCTTGCCGTCGGTATCGCCAAACATGCTCAGCAGCTGCTGCTCAATGTTATACAGGCGCGCGCAGTAAGCGCAGAAGTAAAGGCCGTGCGTGCCGCTTGCCGTACCGTAAGGCAGGCTCTGGCGAACAATCTTCAGCCCTTTGCCGTCTTCCTTGAGGTCAACGCGGGTCAGGTGAGAGGTCACAGGGCGGTCGTCGCCGTCGATCTCTTCGTTGGCTTCTTTAGTACGACCAATCATCATCTCCTGGTCGTGCACGCTCATGCGGTTAAGCTGCTTGAGGTTGTGCTCCCAGCGCTGAACGAACACGTAGCTGCCGCCCGCGTCCACGCCGTCTTTAATCACCGCCACGTCGCGACGCGTCTCTTCCCCTGCCGGGTTTTCCGTTCCGTCGACGAAGCCGCTCAGATCGCGCTCTTCCACCCAGCGGAAGCCGTGTACCTCTTCCTGCACCTCAATGCTGTCGCCAAAGGCCGCCACCGCCGCCTGCGCAACCGAGAAGTTAACGTCGTGACGCAGAGAGAGGATGTGGATCAGCACGTCGTATTGGGTCGCCGGCGCCAGACCCTTGCCGTAGGGGATAAAGTCCTTCAGCTCTTCCGCCCCTTCGCCGCCGCTCAGCTGACGCCAGACGTTATTGCCAAAGGCAACAACGGCGCCGAGGTGGGCTTCCGGGAATTTGGCCTGGAAGGTGGCCAGCTTATCAACAAACGCTTTACTGGCCGCACGCAGGGCATCCACGTCCCCTTTAACATTGGCTTCAATCCAAATCGCCGCGCGGCAATGTTCTGGCAAAATGCCACTCTGAACCTGAGACATCGCTCCTCCTGAAATAAAGATGCCACGTCAGCGTGGCATTGATGGCCGGTATTATACCCGGATTTCAGCGAGGCGGTTTGTTCAGGCGCAAATTACTGCTTCCAGAGTATTTTGCTCACCTTCCAGCTCTTGAGCGTGTCGTCAGACGGCATCAGTCCTTCCGGGCCACTCCAGGTTCCGGTGAAAACATAGCTGATGTGCTGGCTGCCTTCAGCCTTACATTCCACCGCGACCTTGTCGTCAGACGGCACGCTGGCGCAGTTGCCAAAAGCCTGCTTATAAAGTTCGCTAAACGGCGTACCCACCTTCACACCGCTCGCCGTCGGAATATCTTCATCCATCACGGCAATTCGGTTTACCGTGCCTTTGTCACCGTTGATCACCAGCGCCAGCTTATCGCCCTTCAGCGCTTCGTAATAGCGAACAATATTGCCATTCTCCGTTTTCATGCCGTTGCGCAGGCGGTAATCGCTGCTGAGCGCATCCTGAATGGCGTCCTGATCCAGCGCCGTCGCGGCGGTAATTTTCCCCACGCCCTGCTCGGTCACTTCCGTTGATGAGCCAAACCAGTTCCACGGATAGGCGGCGGACCAGTTAATGGAGGAGAGCGTCGAACAGCCGGTCAACGCCAGCGGGAGAGCGCATAAAAGTAAACGCAGCGATTTCATTGAAACGTCCTTTCTTGTTAAATCAACGCTTGTTGGAGTGCGACTTCGGCAAAAAGTGCCGGATTAATCATCCTGATGCGCAAAACAGGCGCGAAGACGCGGGTTGGTCAGCAGCCACATCAGCGCCACAATATCGGCAATCACCAGCGCAATGCCGATCCCCGACAGTGGTTCACCGTACCACCAGAGTACCGGCTGCCAGAAGAGCAGCGCAATCTGGGCGAGGATCAGCAGCCAGCGAAGCGCGCGCCACAAACGCGGGATCGCATGTCGACGGCCGCTGCACATGAAAGCCACCACCGCCGGTACGCCCGGTAATAAGCCAAGCCAGAAGGCATCGCGATCGGGATAAAAGAGATTCAGCAGCGTGTCGCCCTGCCCGCGCGACGCGGCGGCCATCACAAAGAGCACCCAGGTTCGGGCCTGGAGCAGAAGGACGCACCAGAATAAAAAGGGCAGCCTGACGCGCCCCTGTTCGTCATAGTCTGCCGGATGGATCTCAGTACTCTTCATCTTCGATCAGACGCTTTCCCAGATTCAGCACGTCTGAATGCTCGTAGCCCAGACGCTCATACATGCCCAGCACCACGTCGTTATCTTCCCGCACCATGATCTGGATTTTCGGGCAGCCGCGGGCGATCAGCTTCTTCTCGAGCCGGTTAAGCAGCGCATTGGCAATGCCGCGGCCACGGTATTCGGGGTGGACGCCCAGATAATAGGCCGAGCCGCGGTGGCCGTCATAACCGCCCATGACCGTCCCCACAACCTCGCCATTGACTTCCGCGACCAGAAACAGACTGACGTCGTGATTCACCTTACGTTCGATATCCATTTCCGGATCGTTCCACGGACGCAGCAGATCGCAGCGCTCCCAAAGGGTGATCACCTCTTCGAAATCTTCCTGGCGAAAAACGCGTATCTCCATGGTATTAACCGCCTTTTCGGGTTTAAAAACAGTGATTATGGCGCGAAGCTCGCCTTTCGCCAATAACCGGGGAAAATCTCGCCAAAATTTGGCATAATGTCACTTTGTCACGTATTGAAATGAAAAGTAAAACAATTCTCAATATGGACTGTCGTAACGGGAAACACGATACGATATAACACCAGGACCCCATTTTTTAGTATTCAGGCCGCATGAGCACATTCAAACCATTAAAAGCACTCACATCGCGTCGTCAGGTTCTCAAAGCGGGGCTGGCGGCCTTAACGTTAACGGGCATCGCAAAGCAGGCTCAGGCCAAAGACGAGAGCACGCTCAAAACCAGTAACGGACACAGCAAACCGAAAACCAAAAAGCCGGGCGCGAAGCGTCTGGTGATGCTCGACCCGGGTCACGGCGGTATTGATACCGGCGCCATCGGCAAAAACGGGTCGAAAGAAAAACACGTCGTGCTGGCGATTGCAAAAAATGTGCGGGCGATTTTACGCAGTAACGGCATTGACGCCCGTCTGACGCGCTCTGGCGATACCTTTATTCCGCTGTATGACCGCGTAGAGATCGCCCACCAGCACGGTGCGGATCTGTTTATGTCGATTCACGCAGACGGCTTTACCAACCCATCTGCCGCCGGTGCATCGGTGTTTGCGCTTTCTAACCGCGGCGCCAGTAGCGCCATGGCGAAATACCTCTCCGACCGCGAAAACCGGGCGGATGAAGTCGCCGGGAAAAAAGCCACCGACAAAGACCACCTGCTACAGCAGGTGCTGTTCGACCTCGTGCAGACGGATACGATCAAAAACAGCCTGACGCTCGGCTCGCATATTCTGAAGAAGATTAAGCCGGTGCACCGTCTGCACAGCAAAGGCACCGAGCAGGCGGCGTTCGTGGTGCTGAAGTCACCGTCCATCCCGTCCGTGCTGGTGGAAACGTCATTTATTACCAACCCGGAAGAAGAGCGGCTCCTCGGCACCACGGCGTTTCGTCAGAAGATCGCCAACGCCATCGCCTCCGGCATTATCAGTTATTTCAACTGGTTCGATAACCAAAAAGCGCACTCCAGGAAACGTTGATGAAACCCGATGCTCAACTGGTCAAAACCTTCCTGCTGCAGCTGCAGGATGAGATCTGCCAGAAACTGGCTGCCGCAGACGGCGGTGAATTTCAGGAAGATAGCTGGCAGCGCGAGGCCGGGGGCGGCGGGCGAAGCCGCGTGCTGCGAAACGGCAGCATCTTCGAACAGGCCGGGGTGAATTTTTCTCACGTTCACGGAGACGCAATGCCCGCGTCTGCGACGGCACATCGTCCTGAGCTGGCGGGCCGCAGCTTCGAGGCGATGGGCGTCTCTCTGGTGGTGCATCCGCACAACCCGTTTGTGCCGACCAGCCACGCCAACGTGCGCTTTTTCATTGCGGAAAAGCCGGGCGCCGATCCGGTCTGGTGGTTTGGCGGCGGTTTCGACTTAACGCCCTACTACGGCTTCGAAGAGGATGCCGTGCACTGGCACACCACCGCGCGGGATCTTTGTCTGCCGTTTGGTGAAGACGTCTACCCGAAATTTAAAAAGTGGTGCGATGACTACTTTTACCTGAAGCACCGCGACGAGCAGCGCGGCATCGGCGGGCTGTTCTTTGACGATCTCAACACGCCAGATTTTGATACCGCGTTCAGCTTTATGCGCGCGGTGGGCGAAGGGTATACCGATGCCTATCTGCCCATCGTCGAGCG from Enterobacter sp. JBIWA008 carries:
- a CDS encoding sulfate ABC transporter substrate-binding protein; amino-acid sequence: MAVTVLKKGTLALAGLLLVAQAQATELLNSSYDVSRELFAALNPPFEQQWAKDNNGDKLTIKQSHAGSSRQALAILQGLKADVVTYNQVTDVQILHDKGKLIPADWQSRLPNNSSPFYSTMGFLVRKGNPKNIHDWSDLVRSDVKLIFPNPKTSGNARYTYLAAWGAADKADGNDKAKTEQFMTQFLKNVEVFDTGGRGATTTFAERGLGDVLISFESEVNNIRKQYEAQGFEVVIPKTNILAEFPVAWVDKNVQANGTEKAAKAYLNYLYRPQAQTIITDYYYRVNNPDVMNKLKDKFPQTALFRVEDHFGSWPDVMKTHFASGGELDKLLAAGHK
- the cysT gene encoding sulfate/thiosulfate ABC transporter permease CysT, which codes for MFAVSTKRVLPGFTLSLGTSLLFVCLILLLPLSALVMQLAQMSWSQYWDVVTNPQVVAAYKVTLLSAFVASIFNGVFGLLMAWILTRYRFPGRTLLDALMDLPFALPTAVAGLTLASLFSVNGLYGEWLAKFDIKVTYTWLGIAVAMAFTSIPFVVRTVQPVLEELGPEYEEAAETLGATRWQSFRKVVLPELSPALMAGVALSFTRSLGEFGAVIFIAGNIAWKTEVTSLMIFIRLQEFDYPAASAIASVILAASLLLLYSINTLQSRFGRRVVGH
- the hemF gene encoding oxygen-dependent coproporphyrinogen oxidase: MKPDAQLVKTFLLQLQDEICQKLAAADGGEFQEDSWQREAGGGGRSRVLRNGSIFEQAGVNFSHVHGDAMPASATAHRPELAGRSFEAMGVSLVVHPHNPFVPTSHANVRFFIAEKPGADPVWWFGGGFDLTPYYGFEEDAVHWHTTARDLCLPFGEDVYPKFKKWCDDYFYLKHRDEQRGIGGLFFDDLNTPDFDTAFSFMRAVGEGYTDAYLPIVERRKNTDYGVREREFQLYRRGRYVEFNLVWDRGTLFGLQTGGRTESILMSMPPLVRWEYCYEPKEGSPEAALKAFIQVREWV
- the cysW gene encoding sulfate/thiosulfate ABC transporter permease CysW gives rise to the protein MAEVTQLKRYDAPRINWGKWFLIGAGVLVSALILVVPTIYIFVQAFSKGLMPALENLANPDMLHAIWLTVLIALITVPVNLVFGTLLAWLVTRFNFPGRQLLLTLLDIPFAVSPVVAGLVYLLFYGSNGPLGGWLDEHNLQIMFAWPGMVLVTIFVTCPFVVRELVPVMLSQGSNEDEAAVLLGASGWQMFRRVTLPNIRWALLYGVVLTNARAIGEFGAVSVVSGSIRGETLSLPLQIELLQQDYNTIGSFTAAALLTLMAILTLFLKSVVQWRLENQEKRQHQEGNHEH
- a CDS encoding Dyp-type peroxidase; the encoded protein is MSQVQSGILPEHCRAAIWIEANVKGDVDALRAASKAFVDKLATFQAKFPEAHLGAVVAFGNNVWRQLSGGEGAEELKDFIPYGKGLAPATQYDVLIHILSLRHDVNFSVAQAAVAAFGDSIEVQEEVHGFRWVEERDLSGFVDGTENPAGEETRRDVAVIKDGVDAGGSYVFVQRWEHNLKQLNRMSVHDQEMMIGRTKEANEEIDGDDRPVTSHLTRVDLKEDGKGLKIVRQSLPYGTASGTHGLYFCAYCARLYNIEQQLLSMFGDTDGKRDAMLRFTKPVTGGYYFAPSVERLLAL
- a CDS encoding DUF2919 domain-containing protein, yielding MKSTEIHPADYDEQGRVRLPFLFWCVLLLQARTWVLFVMAAASRGQGDTLLNLFYPDRDAFWLGLLPGVPAVVAFMCSGRRHAIPRLWRALRWLLILAQIALLFWQPVLWWYGEPLSGIGIALVIADIVALMWLLTNPRLRACFAHQDD
- the amiA gene encoding N-acetylmuramoyl-L-alanine amidase AmiA; translated protein: MSTFKPLKALTSRRQVLKAGLAALTLTGIAKQAQAKDESTLKTSNGHSKPKTKKPGAKRLVMLDPGHGGIDTGAIGKNGSKEKHVVLAIAKNVRAILRSNGIDARLTRSGDTFIPLYDRVEIAHQHGADLFMSIHADGFTNPSAAGASVFALSNRGASSAMAKYLSDRENRADEVAGKKATDKDHLLQQVLFDLVQTDTIKNSLTLGSHILKKIKPVHRLHSKGTEQAAFVVLKSPSIPSVLVETSFITNPEEERLLGTTAFRQKIANAIASGIISYFNWFDNQKAHSRKR
- a CDS encoding RpoE-regulated lipoprotein — translated: MKSLRLLLCALPLALTGCSTLSSINWSAAYPWNWFGSSTEVTEQGVGKITAATALDQDAIQDALSSDYRLRNGMKTENGNIVRYYEALKGDKLALVINGDKGTVNRIAVMDEDIPTASGVKVGTPFSELYKQAFGNCASVPSDDKVAVECKAEGSQHISYVFTGTWSGPEGLMPSDDTLKSWKVSKILWKQ
- a CDS encoding GNAT family acetyltransferase; its protein translation is MEIRVFRQEDFEEVITLWERCDLLRPWNDPEMDIERKVNHDVSLFLVAEVNGEVVGTVMGGYDGHRGSAYYLGVHPEYRGRGIANALLNRLEKKLIARGCPKIQIMVREDNDVVLGMYERLGYEHSDVLNLGKRLIEDEEY